GGAGGTACAAGTATACAAAAATAGCTTACCAAGAAAAAATATGCTTGTTTCTAGAATGTGCCCAGGACTTCACCACTCATTTCATACTGTAGTGGTGTATCTCATGTGATTGTTTCTCtgttgtgtgtgtctttgtgtataGGAGGTGATCAGGAACCTGGTGAAGAGGTATGTAGCAGCCATGATCCGCAGTGCTAAGACAGACGAGGGTCTGACAGAGGAGAATTTTAAGGTAGGTATCTCAGAGGTTGTGCACTTAAGCTTTCATCCCCAAaatgtgcgtgtatgtatgtatgtatgtatgtatgtatgtatgtatgtatgtatgtatgtatgtatgtatatatatcatAGTCATTGAGCAATATCTAACAGTCCCTTGTTGTGGATCTGTCCTTCGCCTCTATCCCCCTCTTAACTGATCCATAGGAGCTCAAGCAGGACATCTCCAGTTTCCGCTACGAGGTGTTAGACCTGTTGGGGGACAGGAAGCCTCCGCGGAGGACCTACTCATCCAGCAGTGAGGCTACCCAGCAGGACGAGGCCAATGAGGAAGAAGCGGCTGGACAGGCCCAGGGTCAGTCCAGGGACCAAGGGGCTAAGGGGGTATCCTTCAGCACGTCTATCGCTGAGAGGAAGAACAAGGACTCTGGGTTCAGCGTCTCTGCCCTCTTTAAGTCCATGTCAGGGGCAGAGGGGGCAGTGGACAACAAACCAAAGTGCAACGGGCTCaggttctcctcctcccccccgcCCTCTGCTGCGTTAACCCGCAGTAGTGGCCGGCTGCAACGCTTCTCCAAGTCCAAAAGAGACTCCATCAGGCGGCTGGGCCTGCTCTTCTCCCGCATGAACGGACACGTCCCAGAGCCCAGGTCCCCTCCTCCCAGGATGCACCAGCCCACCTACAGCATCTCAGGCGGTCTGCTTCGGCAGCCCACAACCTGGCCGGACATCCAGATCCCCCCCAATCCCCCGGTTACACACAGCCTGTTCCACCTGGGGGTGAACCTGAACGAGCTACCACATGCCCCTCCCCAGGACCTGCCATTGGGGTCACCCCAGCAGGCTAACGGAAGTGACAGTCTGCTCCTGCGAACCGCGGGCCACTCTTTATCACCGGCAGGCCACTCCCTGCCACCCCTGCACTGTGCTTCCAGCATCACGGCCTCCAGCTCCCGGGCTGTCCTCCTGGGCTCTAGTGAGGACATGTTTGAGGGCTGGATAGGACCTTGTGACGAGCTGGACTCCTCTGAGGGGGGGGCTGAGCAAGAGGactccatcacaacacagctttAGAGATCCCCCTCCCCAGGAATAATGAGAGAATACTACTATGTTCAGGTCACTCTGCTGAAAGGACAGAAAGAATAAGTGGCTGACCCAAGTATACAAAACCCAGGACTCATTTTCACAAAGATATCATAGCAAAGTAGGAAGATTCTAAACAtataatgaaaaaaaaaaagcttttatCTATTGCAATATAACTACGTTTGCATACTGCCACCTACCAGTGATCCTTAGATCATTGGGTCTGTAAGCTCACCATCTTCTCTTAACACTTGTTTTCATACAGTTCAGACCCAGTTATTTATATTTTACTCATCAAAATATCACTTGAGATTAAAATGGGTTCATATACACAGCCGAGGTATCACCGTTGTCCAAACTTCTACTCTCTTACACATATGTTTCATCTCGTTGCAAGTTTGTCTTTTACCAGACTGTTTTGCAGTGTTGTTCCATATGCACATGTTTTCCTCATGTGCCAAATTTCCCCTACAGGGTGTTCTGTTTGGTATGTCATATAACCTAAACATGAACGGTTATTATCATGGTAGACAAGGTCATTTATTTCAGGCTTGCAGGTTGAATCTTTACAAGTTGTTTTTGGACAATTAACTAATAATACTGTTCTCTGTTTTTCTATGAAAGTTGTATTTTTCTAGATTTTCTTGGAAATAAGACACTACCAGTTTTGGGCTACCAGGGCTATTGAGACAGGTAAAGCACGATATTAGAAGAGTAACATTTATCCATGGTTTTATGTTTACTCTTAATCTAATTTATTTTTCAAGATGGCTGTGAATTATAATACTCAAGATCAAGTTATGAGAGAACCTACGAAAACAATGTTTAATTGCTGTCAAAAACAAGCTTGTATACAAATACATCTATTTGATCATGCGAATGATCTAAAATACATTACATCTGACTGATTCTTAGAACTAGGATTCCAAGATTGGGCCATCTAATATGATGGCGTCTAACTGTGGTCACACAAAACGCCACTGAAATGTCCAAAAATAGCTATACTCTGGGCAATTGTGACAGCGCAATGCATTCGCTAGTTGCAGTATTCATGGTTTACCTTAATGTGCCGTCTCATCAATTAAAAATTAACACTTTTACGAGTTCAGATTCTCGTCATCTGAGGAAGTAGTAGTTGATAAAAGTTTGGTATTTTGGCGTGGACGGTGGTCGGGGAAGCCAGCCCCCGGTCATGGATCCggacctgatcaactctatgcgacgGAGATGTGTCCCACTGCATCAggcaaatagtggtcacaccagatactgactggttttctgatccaagaCCCTACTTTTTAAAAGGTATCCATCcgtgaccaacatatgcatatctgtattcccagttatgtggaatccatagattagggtctaatgaatttctttcaactgactgatttccttatatgaactcagtaaaatatttgaaattgttgaacgttgcgtttatatttttattcagtatattTTCCAATCGgttcgttctgaacagaaccataaTTATCGTTCCGTTTTCACTGTTCTGACCAGCAAAATAAAGTCAAGAACAGCTTGGAACGGTTTTTTTGCGTTTTATTCCTGGGACTGGAATAAAATGCCTGGAACGTAAAATAACGTTAACCTGTTCATGTTTTTATTAAATACTATGAGGGTGGATGAATAAGCCATGGAGTTCAGGTGGGTAACAGCGTAAATCTATATACGGCTCTAGTTCCGTGCTGATATGCCGCATTACGATATAGGTGTCTGGGCCCATACAGAGTTCCAGCTCCAATATGAAGTTCCTATTCCAAGGCTGCATTCCAATGCAGAAAAGACCATTCCTATACAGTACAATGAAGTTCATGCTGTGGATTAGGCTAGTCCTTTGAAGCTTAAAAGATGACTGCCattacaaagtgtaaataggataaagTCAATCGTCCCAAAATTGAGATTTGTGAAATGATAGGAAAATATTGTATGTATCGGAATCAAATGTACCGTAACAGTTTTCCTTGGGTTGTGTTTTCACGCCTGCCCACAGCACCAAAATAACCATCAATTCGGAGCGCAGCTGCACAAGACCCAATCGTAATGCCCATGgtcaatttgatttgacattgatatccctatggggctagttagggacaATCAGTAAATTACACAAAGTACACAGGACAATATATAGAAATACATAAAAGTAGTCCCATTTACATTGTGTAATATACTGACGGTCCCTAACTAGCACCACAGACTGGATAGCCTATGTCAAACCAAATCTGCCAGGGTTGCACACCAGCCAAGTGAAGCTAATTGGCGAAATAAATTGGCTAGCCTGGGCAACTTCAAGACCTGTTAAATTATCTAGGATACAGTAGGTGACACTATACTGCAGAGATGTCTAACTCAATCCACGGAAGTTCGACTGTCTGGAGGTTTTTAGTTTTTCGCTTCCAATTAAGAGCTAGACAACCAAGTGAGGGAAGTTAATTACTACTTCCTGAACATTATTCGATCAAATGCAAGGGTGGTGTGAACTCTTTCTTATGTCTATTAACTAATATCTGGTAatatcaccaggcaggccaaaactacaTTCCACCAAAACAGGCTAAAATTTCATGCAGCCTTTTCcgacagctcttacactaaattATTATTACACTAGCACATTATAATCTTCACAGTATTCCAACCTTCGTGATTTTCCTATGTGTTATATTTTCACACTGACTGCCGCTGGGCCTTTAATGACAAAGCTGAAAAACAAGGCACTCAGTTCAGCCCTGCCAGCTCTCCTCCCAAAACTGAGTTAAACTACACATTTTAACACTACCCGAGTACCAGTGAGCGCTTTCCATGGTGCTGATCATGACAAAGGGTAGCAACATCAGCCGTGTGCTGGCCAGGGTTCTGGAACCTCATACCACCATCATACCAAATGACTTCTCTaaagcagggctctccaaccctaatctagcacacatGATTCTAATAACCAGCTCATAGATGAGATgaaatcaggttagttacaacaggggttggagcaaaaacctagACTGAGTGTAAGCTCTCTAGGAACAAATTGGGGAGCCCTGCACTAAAAAGGTGACAAATTGTTACAACTTCTgggaaacatattttttttaattaagcaACAAAAAATTAATATTAACATAAACATCCCTGAACAATGTGGGGATGGAACCGTGGCTGTGTCTGAAATTACACCCCATtcccaacgtagtgcactacttttgaccagccctatggatgccatttcagacacagccacTGACTAGCAAAGTGCAATAAACTTGACACAAATTAACATTTACAGGCATAGGGTGAATGTGAGTGGGTGAATAGTAGAGGGATCCTGCCTCCCTCCCCGCATCCCCAGTGCTTGGTTACATGCTGGGAGGGATAAAGTGCCCTTGGTGTGTGGGTGCAGTGACATAGTTGACTGGGTGATTGGAGGGGCAGTAGGATGCAAGCACACGGGGTTGGGCAGGGCCTGAGTTCCAGGGTGTGAGGTAGTGGTAGGTGGCAGAAAGCATCGGAACATAAGGCTCGTAGGTGTGGAGGGGGGGTTGGCTGCACTGGTCCTGAACCAAGGGGTAGAACACTATGCCTGGGGCTCCTGCAGAGGGAGGGTCCATGACCAGGGGGTTGCCTGGTAGGGAGGAAAAGGTTGGGGGTGAGGACAAATGTGAGATtaagaaaaaaaaataataatttatggATCACAGAGTCACGTTTGATACTTGAGGTCTTAACATCCTCGTGAAGTCAGATCTTATTCAATGCAGATGTGCCATTTCATAATGCAGAGGTTTGAGGCAGAGGGGTGGCACTGACCGTTGGCAGGAATGTCTCCCTGGCCATCAGGCACAGTTCTCCCAGGCTCTGGGTAGGACTGGGAGACTGTGTGAtcagagggaggggaggcagcGGGCTGCTGATACACCTGCTGCATCTGCACCACGGATTGCCAGCTCTGCTGGTACCACTGTTTCAACACATAAATATAGGCACACTGTTTTCATTCAAAAGTCATGTCTTGTCTCATGACTAgttacccatactacactgaaAAAAATGTACAAATGCAACAACGGTGTTGGTACCATGTTTCATGAccagaaataaaagatcccagaagttTTCCATACGAACAAaaacgagatcctgaggcccattttatTTAAGGTATGTGTAACCAACATACAAAAATatcagtattcccagtcatggTGAAAATCATAGATTTGGGCATAATGAGTTTATTTCAATTGACCAATTTCCTCAAATgagctgtaactcagtaaaaatcaatgaaattgttgcatgttgagtttatatttttgtacagtAAATGATACAGGGCCCTCCAACCCCGTTCCTGGAGAGCAAccctgtaggttcactccaacctgATACAGTTTACTAACCAGATAATTATTAGagtcaggtgtgctagattagggttggagaaaaaaaaaaactacaggactttaggaccagggttggagaaccCTGCCATCTATATtcggccgtcattgtgaataagaatttgttaacagacttgcctagttaaataaatattaatTTGATCCCCTTTACTTACCTGGACTCCTAAATTAAAGTAATATTGGATGACCTTGAAATCTATAAAAAGAAATACATTTAGTTACAATTACTGTCACAAATTCAACCATTAGAAGTTTACAACTTGAACACAATTTATGGGGCAGCGTTTCTGACCTCGTGGAAGGTCATTGCCGTTGGGGTCATAGGAGTATGGTGGAGGGGGTGAGGCGCTGACTGCTTCCCCCATGTCATTCACAAaccagggagaggaaggaggaaacGCCATGGATAAAACTAAAAACAAGCCAAATAGATATCCGTTAGACAACTCATAACCAACTCATTATGTCCAACCATAACTTATATAGAGCGGGTACCTGGTCTGCCCATAGTGTGTGGGGGCATGGGAGCCCCCTCTGGATGGCTTGAGGGTGGAGCCATTGGTGCTGGGGGGATCTGAGAGCTGCTAGCGGAAGAGGAGTTGGTGGTGAAGATAGCTGCTGGAGCTGTGCTTACAGCCTGTGAAGAGCTGATAACTGCGGACTTCACCACCACCTGAGGAAACAAAACATTAAATAACCCTCAGACTACAACACAGACAATTCATGCTTAAATTCAATgtcatgtttaaaaaataataatttaagaATAGTTTTGCCTAATCCAAAGACGTACATTCCACAGtttataaaaatgttttaaagcaGCTGCGTATAAATTAAACACTTGTTCTCCTGCCAAAATGCGACAACAGTTCTGTAAAGCGGATGGTGAGGGATCCAGTACCTGCTGTGAGTAGCTGTAGGTAGCTACGCCCTCTTGTGGTGAGCCGGCACGAGATCCTCCCTCTTCAATGGTCTAGAAAGGCAggcaaaaaaaacaaataaatgtaAATACAGGAACGCAGTCAAAACAGATCAGCCCCAATAAGCACATTAATTGgaaattacacaatacatatcatTCCACGTGTGAAATGAACTTTTATTAACCTTAGTTTCAACCCCCACAAAAAAGTGAAGGGCAATTTGAGGAGATATATGGGCATAGAGTACAATGGATATTTTGAGTACCAGGTTGGCAGTGGACTCTGCCGCAGCATACATAGACGGGCTCTGGAACCCTGGGTCTGCAAGATGAAGAGACTTCAAAAGATAATTGTGCACTTTTATCCACATTGTACAAGGGGTCTCCATATCATGAGCCTTTACTGCTGCCAAATTGCATAAGTTGGGAAATGGTATAGCCTAATCTGTCTCTACATAACCAGTTAAAATAATGCATCTACAGATCATAATGAAAATGGTGAACAAGGACTGTCCTACCAATTCTTCCTACGGGCTCTCCAAGTACTTAATGGAAATCTCCACAGCAGGTAAAGTCACTCACCTTGAGCAGTATAGATGTACTCCTCCGAATATTCACCTGAGACAGAAACAGATTTTCTCCATTTACATTCAAATCCGGTTTCAAGttgaacaaatacatttgatCAAGACAGCGTCACCGGACAGGCCTACCCTGGTCGACACCATTGCTCCTCTCATCAGCGTCCTCCTCCGATGAGTTCATGGCCTGTTTGCCAGACATGGGAATGGGGCTCAGCCCCCGCTGCATCCAGTAGGTAGGGGGTGCTGGAACCATGGGGTTTGCTACAGCCTGTCCCTAAAGAGAAGGTTACAAAGCAGACAGCAGGTTGACTGTGGAATACGCATGTTCCCAACTATCGAAGTCCGAAACCTGAGGGCTTATGTGCTACTTCGTTACCGGCAAGGGAGGGAAAGGGGtctcatctccctcctcaatCTCGTAGAAGGTGATTGTTCCTTCCATGTCCTGTGCCTCCTCGTCAGCCTCGGGGACATAGCTGAACTGGCACTCTTTGTTGACAGCATGCATCTGGCGCCTGCTTCGGCTGCAAGAGCTCAAGTGAATACACATTTATAACCACAAACACTCATAACCACAAACACTCAGTCACTGCTCAGCATTGCTTAGGAGATGATTAAAAGAAGTCTATTACCGTGACCTGAATGAGTAGTTGTCGAAGCTCTGGTAGCAGCGTTTTCCTGGGTGAGGGTAGTATGCTGCCTCTGGCCCAATAAAGTGATGCCTGTTCAAGAAAGACTAAACGTTTGAACAGAACCCAGATTGGCAACATCATTCAGTAGATACCAAAATTAGATAAATCAATGGTAAGGAACATGGCCTTATTTCCCAAAAAGCGTATATAGAATCAAAATAAGTAATAATGCACTACAGGAACTTTCAATTGTGTATAACAGCAGCCATGTGAATGAGTTCTCAAACCTGCTGTTTTACTATTTAAGTAGCAAGCACACAGACCTGGGTGGGCCATATCCTCGCAGGGGCCTAGGTGGAGGATGTGGGTGATACTGTTCATAGGGCAGTGTCCCTGGGTGTGGTGCGGGGGCATACATGCCAGGGGCACGCCCAGGGGGTATGCCGCCAGGGCCTGGCCGAAAGCGGGGAGGCTGGGATCGATTGTAAGTCACCATCAGCATCTCCTTCCCTCTGGGCTTCTTAAAGAAGCGCCGCCGGCCTCTCACCTCGGAGtctgggggaggggagaagaggtaaCACACAAAGTTGTACAAGTCAACTTTAATGGTCTGAAGCCAATACATGTCACTGCTATTAGAAGTTCACTAGCTAAAACCATCTATAAATTTAAAGGGTATACAGACCCATCTCTCCAGGATACTGCTCAGGCCTGCTGTATGATGGTCCCTTGCGGCTTGGGGTGATGTTCCAGGCAGGGACAGGGTTCACAGGCTTCAAGTTAGTCAGAGACACAAGATGTCTGAaagtggtggggtagagagaagTCTCAAATCAAATATTAAAAACAGCACTGTGTCGAAGGTAATTCACCATATATACACTATACTGTATGACTGACAATAGGATGATGCAAGGCCATTGGCAATCATTCATGCACCAGAATACTAAAATAAGCACACATTGATGAGTGTTGTGCAGTAGTGCCGGTTTGTAAGTCAATTCGGGGTGTTTTAAAAGAGACCGGCATCTCACTTTTCTCCAAGCTCTTCGATGAACACTGTCACAGCGCTGGGGTGAGTGCCCACCTCCTGAATGAAGGCATTGTAATACTTCCCTTTGGGGTCGAGACGAACCTGCATAGGAGACATGGGCTAACCTTACGGTCATGGAGTATGTTCGGGGAGTACGTTCTGCACAAAAAAAACTCACTAAGAATCTTAAATGAGTGGATAAATTAGATTACCTGACACTTATCTCCCAAGAAGTACTGTCTTCCAGCAAACACCATGTAATCAGTCTTCTGCATTTCTGTTTCAGAGACAAGACATATGCCATTCCAGAATGCCCAATTATACGTGAAAAAAAACATGTGGTATGAGCATATCAACCCCATGTGAATATTCAGCACAGATAAGTTCTACACTGCATGGATCTTGAAACATGTTCTTTATAACTAAAGTTTGTCACCTTAACAGTTCCACTTTATCACAAGCATTCCAACTCAAGTTATCCCAAAAGGGGCAACATGGCATACCTTTGCGACTGTCATGCCATACATCGAACTCTACATTTCTGTACATCTCAGAATCCAGTGCTTTGAGCACCTTATACGGGAGAGAAAGTTTTGCTGGTCCATCTGGAGTcttgggaagagaaagagaggagagactgtatgtgctCCTAGAATCTAGTCTGTCTATCTCAGTAATGTTATAAACTACAACACCTCAAGAGGTGGTAACCAGACCGCTTTCTAAAACATAGAAAACATTGTCACCTTTGCTTCCTCTGCTCCAGGCCTGGCTTTGTCCTCTGTGAGATTGTACCCATTGTACCCATTGAGCTCCCAATCGTCCCTACAAGATTAAACAATTATACTTGACAAAAATTGCAAGTAAAAATAAAAAT
The Oncorhynchus keta strain PuntledgeMale-10-30-2019 chromosome 11, Oket_V2, whole genome shotgun sequence genome window above contains:
- the alg13 gene encoding putative bifunctional UDP-N-acetylglucosamine transferase and deubiquitinase ALG13 isoform X2, with protein sequence MQKALKKYFVNMDEYLASIGLYRKMMARDASCLFRAVSEQLYYSQNFQQKIRKDCVTFMRANRCDFEPFVEGSFEKYLERLEDPTETAGQVEIKALSLLYRRCFLIYRYPGKPPTEITEKEYVEKILLCCSNNGHYDIVYPRNYPIDAALCQALLYELLYTQVLGVEEGELQGALEGFRGGGRRYRNSLSVCSEDAGYDTPEDRGQAQRDDWELNGYNGYNLTEDKARPGAEEAKTPDGPAKLSLPYKVLKALDSEMYRNVEFDVWHDSRKEMQKTDYMVFAGRQYFLGDKCQVRLDPKGKYYNAFIQEVGTHPSAVTVFIEELGEKHLVSLTNLKPVNPVPAWNITPSRKGPSYSRPEQYPGEMDSEVRGRRRFFKKPRGKEMLMVTYNRSQPPRFRPGPGGIPPGRAPGMYAPAPHPGTLPYEQYHPHPPPRPLRGYGPPRHHFIGPEAAYYPHPGKRCYQSFDNYSFRSRRSRRQMHAVNKECQFSYVPEADEEAQDMEGTITFYEIEEGDETPFPPLPGQAVANPMVPAPPTYWMQRGLSPIPMSGKQAMNSSEEDADERSNGVDQGEYSEEYIYTAQDPGFQSPSMYAAAESTANLTIEEGGSRAGSPQEGVATYSYSQQVVVKSAVISSSQAVSTAPAAIFTTNSSSASSSQIPPAPMAPPSSHPEGAPMPPHTMGRPVLSMAFPPSSPWFVNDMGEAVSASPPPPYSYDPNGNDLPRDFKVIQYYFNLGVQWYQQSWQSVVQMQQVYQQPAASPPSDHTVSQSYPEPGRTVPDGQGDIPANGNPLVMDPPSAGAPGIVFYPLVQDQCSQPPLHTYEPYVPMLSATYHYLTPWNSGPAQPRVLASYCPSNHPVNYVTAPTHQGHFIPPSM
- the alg13 gene encoding putative bifunctional UDP-N-acetylglucosamine transferase and deubiquitinase ALG13 isoform X1, which produces MQKALKKYFVNMDEYLASIGLYRKMMARDASCLFRAVSEQLYYSQNFQQKIRKDCVTFMRANRCDFEPFVEGSFEKYLERLEDPTETAGQVEIKALSLLYRRCFLIYRYPGKPPTEITEKEYVEKILLCCSNNGHYDIVYPRNYPIDAALCQALLYELLYTQVLGVEEGELQGALEGFRGGGRRYRNSLSVCSEDAGYDTPEDRGQAQRDDWELNGYNGYNLTEDKARPGAEEAKTPDGPAKLSLPYKVLKALDSEMYRNVEFDVWHDSRKEMQKTDYMVFAGRQYFLGDKCQVRLDPKGKYYNAFIQEVGTHPSAVTVFIEELGEKHLVSLTNLKPVNPVPAWNITPSRKGPSYSRPEQYPGEMDSEVRGRRRFFKKPRGKEMLMVTYNRSQPPRFRPGPGGIPPGRAPGMYAPAPHPGTLPYEQYHPHPPPRPLRGYGPPRHHFIGPEAAYYPHPGKRCYQSFDNYSFRSRSCSRSRRQMHAVNKECQFSYVPEADEEAQDMEGTITFYEIEEGDETPFPPLPGQAVANPMVPAPPTYWMQRGLSPIPMSGKQAMNSSEEDADERSNGVDQGEYSEEYIYTAQDPGFQSPSMYAAAESTANLTIEEGGSRAGSPQEGVATYSYSQQVVVKSAVISSSQAVSTAPAAIFTTNSSSASSSQIPPAPMAPPSSHPEGAPMPPHTMGRPVLSMAFPPSSPWFVNDMGEAVSASPPPPYSYDPNGNDLPRDFKVIQYYFNLGVQWYQQSWQSVVQMQQVYQQPAASPPSDHTVSQSYPEPGRTVPDGQGDIPANGNPLVMDPPSAGAPGIVFYPLVQDQCSQPPLHTYEPYVPMLSATYHYLTPWNSGPAQPRVLASYCPSNHPVNYVTAPTHQGHFIPPSM
- the alg13 gene encoding putative bifunctional UDP-N-acetylglucosamine transferase and deubiquitinase ALG13 isoform X4 — translated: MQKALKKYFVNMDEYLASIGLYRKMMARDASCLFRAVSEQLYYSQNFQQKIRKDCVTFMRANRCDFEPFVEGSFEKYLERLEDPTETAGQVEIKALSLLYRRCFLIYRYPGKPPTEITEKEYVEKILLCCSNNGHYDIVYPRNYPIDAALCQALLYELLYTQVLGVEEGELQGALEGFRGGGRRYRNSLSVCSEDAGYDTPEDRGQAQRDDWELNGYNGYNLTEDKARPGAEEAKTPDGPAKLSLPYKVLKALDSEMYRNVEFDVWHDSRKEMQKTDYMVFAGRQYFLGDKCQVRLDPKGKYYNAFIQEVGTHPSAVTVFIEELGEKHLVSLTNLKPVNPVPAWNITPSRKGPSYSRPEQYPGEMDSEVRGRRRFFKKPRGKEMLMVTYNRSQPPRFRPGPGGIPPGRAPGMYAPAPHPGTLPYEQYHPHPPPRPLRGYGPPRHHFIGPEAAYYPHPGKRCYQSFDNYSFRRQMHAVNKECQFSYVPEADEEAQDMEGTITFYEIEEGDETPFPPLPGQAVANPMVPAPPTYWMQRGLSPIPMSGKQAMNSSEEDADERSNGVDQGEYSEEYIYTAQDPGFQSPSMYAAAESTANLTIEEGGSRAGSPQEGVATYSYSQQVVVKSAVISSSQAVSTAPAAIFTTNSSSASSSQIPPAPMAPPSSHPEGAPMPPHTMGRPVLSMAFPPSSPWFVNDMGEAVSASPPPPYSYDPNGNDLPRDFKVIQYYFNLGVQWYQQSWQSVVQMQQVYQQPAASPPSDHTVSQSYPEPGRTVPDGQGDIPANGNPLVMDPPSAGAPGIVFYPLVQDQCSQPPLHTYEPYVPMLSATYHYLTPWNSGPAQPRVLASYCPSNHPVNYVTAPTHQGHFIPPSM
- the alg13 gene encoding putative bifunctional UDP-N-acetylglucosamine transferase and deubiquitinase ALG13 isoform X3 encodes the protein MQKALKKYFVNMDEYLASIGLYRKMMARDASCLFRAVSEQLYYSQNFQQKIRKDCVTFMRANRCDFEPFVEGSFEKYLERLEDPTETAGQVEIKALSLLYRRCFLIYRYPGKPPTEITEKEYVEKILLCCSNNGHYDIVYPRNYPIDAALCQALLYELLYTQVLGVEEGELQGALEGFRGGGRRYRNSLSVCSEDAGYDTPEDRGQAQRDDWELNGYNGYNLTEDKARPGAEEAKTPDGPAKLSLPYKVLKALDSEMYRNVEFDVWHDSRKEMQKTDYMVFAGRQYFLGDKCQVRLDPKGKYYNAFIQEVGTHPSAVTVFIEELGEKHLVSLTNLKPVNPVPAWNITPSRKGPSYSRPEQYPGEMDSEVRGRRRFFKKPRGKEMLMVTYNRSQPPRFRPGPGGIPPGRAPGMYAPAPHPGTLPYEQYHPHPPPRPLRGYGPPRHHFIGPEAAYYPHPGKRCYQSFDNYSFRSRRQMHAVNKECQFSYVPEADEEAQDMEGTITFYEIEEGDETPFPPLPGQAVANPMVPAPPTYWMQRGLSPIPMSGKQAMNSSEEDADERSNGVDQGEYSEEYIYTAQDPGFQSPSMYAAAESTANLTIEEGGSRAGSPQEGVATYSYSQQVVVKSAVISSSQAVSTAPAAIFTTNSSSASSSQIPPAPMAPPSSHPEGAPMPPHTMGRPVLSMAFPPSSPWFVNDMGEAVSASPPPPYSYDPNGNDLPRDFKVIQYYFNLGVQWYQQSWQSVVQMQQVYQQPAASPPSDHTVSQSYPEPGRTVPDGQGDIPANGNPLVMDPPSAGAPGIVFYPLVQDQCSQPPLHTYEPYVPMLSATYHYLTPWNSGPAQPRVLASYCPSNHPVNYVTAPTHQGHFIPPSM